The genomic window ACACCGGCCTGCGCCGCCCGCTCCCACGGGTCGTCGCCGTCCGGGTCGGTGTGGTCGAAGAAGCCCCGCGCCGCCATGTCCGCGCTGAACCCGCCGGCGAGCGTCGCCAGCGACGAGTCGGCGCGCACGGGGCTGCAGCCCACCTTGGCGCGCTCCTCGTTCACCATCCGCACGACCTCCGCCTCCATCGCGGCCGAGCTGGTCGGCGCCTTGGGGCGGATCGGCTCGACGGGCTTGACGGGAGCGGGCAGGGCCTTGCGCTCGGGAGCCTTGGGGGCGGTCCTCGACGGCTTGGCCGGCGCCGCCGGAGCCTTCTGCTCCGGCGTCTTCTTCGGGGGAGCCGCAGGCTTCTTCGCCTCGGGGGCCTTCGTGGGCTGCTTCGACGGCGATGCGGACGGCTTGGTCCCCGCCGTCGCGGACGTGCCCTTCGTCGGGGTCACCGCCGCGGACGGACGGTCCGAGGGAGTGGCGGAGGCGCCGCCCTGCGCGTCCAGCCGGCCGGAGCCCGACTCACGCACCTGCTGGGCGCTGTTGCTGCTCCCGCCCACGATGAGCTTCTCGCCGCCCGGCACCAGACCGGACGCCACGGCAACGGCACCCACCGCCACGGCGGCGGAGGCCCCGAGCAGCCCGGTGCGTACGGGCACGGAGGCCCGCTTCTTCAGGCGGTGGCGTCCCATCCGCTCGCCCTCTCTCGACTCGACAGCACACGACACTCATCCGAATGAGTGAAGTTCATTGCGTCGGGACTGTACGCGAAGTCGGAAGGGCGTGAAGCGAACCCGGAACAATTGCTCAATTGGCGTCCGTGTAGTTTTCGCGCATGAACGAACACGCACGGCTCACCGCGTGGGTGCGCGGCCGAGTACAGGGAGTGGGCTTCCGCTGGTTCACCAGGGCAAACGCTTTGGAGATCGGCGGTCTGTACGGTTTCGCCCTCAATCTCGACGACGGCCGGGTGCAGGTTGTGGCGGAAGGGTCACGTGAGAATTGCCACCGTCTGCTGGAGTGGCTCCGCTCGTCCGACACGCCCGGGAGAGTGGACGGTGTCACCGAGATCTGGGGTGTTCCGCGCGGGGGCTACGCGGGCTTTGCCATCCGCTGAACGAGGTCCTCATCCGGGGCCGCCGAGTGGCCACGCGATGTGTTCAGATGACTGCCGATTGCACGCGCGTTCGATGAAAACGGCCTGGTGGTT from Streptomyces formicae includes these protein-coding regions:
- a CDS encoding CAP domain-containing protein yields the protein MGRHRLKKRASVPVRTGLLGASAAVAVGAVAVASGLVPGGEKLIVGGSSNSAQQVRESGSGRLDAQGGASATPSDRPSAAVTPTKGTSATAGTKPSASPSKQPTKAPEAKKPAAPPKKTPEQKAPAAPAKPSRTAPKAPERKALPAPVKPVEPIRPKAPTSSAAMEAEVVRMVNEERAKVGCSPVRADSSLATLAGGFSADMAARGFFDHTDPDGDDPWERAAQAGVGGLGAENIARGQADAETVMRSWMNSDGHRANIVNCEYRTLGVGVYLADGGPWWTQDFGF
- a CDS encoding acylphosphatase — its product is MNEHARLTAWVRGRVQGVGFRWFTRANALEIGGLYGFALNLDDGRVQVVAEGSRENCHRLLEWLRSSDTPGRVDGVTEIWGVPRGGYAGFAIR